In one window of Polaromonas naphthalenivorans CJ2 DNA:
- a CDS encoding recombination-associated protein RdgC has product MFKSASFFRIATDFVLPPLDALEEALQSAQFMPCGATQAESVGWVPPRGNKSTVMVETVGTQVILRLSIERRPLPASAVKAEVEERVEKYKQETGRERVSAKIKKEFKEEAIQSLLPRAFTKRSSTTLWIDPVNKFLVVDSGSLTGADKVVSQLIEALSEIPGTRPGLMAKPVQTTMAAGAAMAHWLASREAPVSFTVDRDCELKMPDDQKSTVRYSRHTLEIDEVAEHIASGKVPTQLAMTWNERVSFVLTDMAQIKKIKLLDVVLDGVQENGKDDDGFDADAAIVTGELSDLIPDLLEALGGELSMDGTSPPTVAGPSPERQLAAA; this is encoded by the coding sequence ATGTTCAAATCCGCCTCCTTTTTCCGCATTGCCACCGACTTTGTCCTTCCGCCTCTGGACGCCCTGGAAGAAGCACTCCAGTCGGCCCAGTTCATGCCCTGCGGCGCCACGCAAGCCGAGTCTGTCGGCTGGGTTCCTCCTCGCGGCAACAAAAGCACCGTGATGGTGGAAACCGTCGGTACGCAGGTCATTTTGCGGCTGAGCATCGAGCGCCGCCCCCTGCCCGCTTCGGCCGTCAAGGCCGAGGTGGAGGAACGGGTCGAAAAATACAAGCAGGAAACCGGCCGCGAACGCGTCAGCGCCAAGATCAAAAAAGAGTTCAAGGAAGAAGCCATCCAGAGCCTGTTGCCGCGCGCCTTCACCAAGCGCTCATCCACCACGCTGTGGATTGACCCGGTCAACAAATTTCTGGTGGTTGACTCCGGCAGCCTGACCGGCGCCGACAAGGTGGTCAGCCAGTTGATTGAAGCCCTGAGCGAAATCCCCGGCACCCGCCCGGGCCTCATGGCCAAACCGGTGCAGACCACGATGGCCGCCGGCGCCGCCATGGCGCACTGGCTGGCCAGCCGCGAAGCCCCAGTCAGCTTCACGGTGGACCGCGACTGCGAACTCAAGATGCCCGACGACCAGAAATCGACCGTCCGCTATTCGCGCCACACGCTTGAGATCGACGAAGTGGCGGAACATATCGCATCGGGAAAAGTACCCACCCAACTGGCGATGACGTGGAATGAGCGTGTCTCGTTCGTGCTGACCGACATGGCCCAGATAAAGAAAATCAAGCTGCTCGACGTGGTGCTTGATGGCGTGCAGGAAAACGGCAAGGATGACGACGGCTTTGACGCCGACGCGGCCATCGTGACGGGCGAGCTATCGGACCTGATTCCTGACCTGCTTGAAGCCCTGGGCGGCGAGCTTTCAATGGATGGAACGTCTCCCCCGACAGTAGCCGGACCATCTCCAGAGCGCCAACTCGCTGCTGCGTAG
- a CDS encoding sigma-54 interaction domain-containing protein, with translation MSYLEGLSEPHILFDTQYRILAANAAYRQQFSPVQSVVGRTCYEVSHHFNVPCDQAGESCPLAQSRASGQRERVLHLHHTPKGEEYVNIELAPLLDAHGEQAFFVEKMERLRVAQGQPAAQGLIGRAPAFQHMLALVARVAPSQATVLLLGESGTGKELVAQAIHEASPRAQRALVAVDCSSLPENLFESELFGHERGAFTGASTARGGLIEAASGGTLFLDEVGDIPLIMQVKLLRLLETGTYRRVGSTELRHADIRVVSATHRDLDRMVSQELFREDLYYRLSTFPIHLPALRERRDDIVLLAAALLERVAPQRKLRISEPALRLLQAQDYPGNVRELRNLLERAALLCDGNTVEASHIQQALSSGRRPSAGPRVHPQACDAGITDTAVSSLKGLTLAPGALRTIERAALQQLVSGHRGSRADLANKLGISERSLYRKLKALE, from the coding sequence ATGTCCTACCTGGAGGGCTTGAGCGAGCCGCATATCCTGTTCGACACCCAATACCGCATCCTGGCGGCCAACGCGGCTTACCGGCAGCAGTTCAGCCCGGTGCAAAGCGTGGTGGGGCGCACCTGCTATGAGGTGTCGCACCACTTCAACGTGCCGTGTGACCAGGCCGGCGAGTCATGCCCACTGGCCCAATCGCGCGCGTCGGGGCAGCGTGAGCGGGTGCTGCACCTGCACCACACGCCCAAGGGTGAGGAGTACGTCAACATCGAGCTGGCCCCGCTGCTGGACGCCCATGGCGAACAGGCTTTTTTCGTCGAGAAGATGGAGCGTCTGCGGGTGGCACAGGGTCAGCCGGCAGCCCAGGGCCTGATTGGGCGGGCGCCTGCCTTTCAGCACATGCTGGCGCTCGTGGCGCGCGTTGCGCCCTCGCAGGCCACTGTGCTGCTGCTGGGAGAGTCCGGTACCGGCAAGGAACTGGTCGCCCAGGCGATCCACGAGGCCAGCCCGCGCGCGCAGCGTGCGCTGGTGGCGGTGGATTGCTCAAGCTTGCCGGAAAACCTGTTTGAGTCCGAGTTGTTTGGCCACGAGCGGGGCGCTTTCACCGGTGCCAGCACCGCCCGGGGCGGTCTGATCGAGGCGGCCAGTGGCGGCACCCTGTTCCTGGACGAGGTGGGCGATATTCCACTCATCATGCAAGTCAAGCTGCTGCGTTTGCTGGAAACCGGCACCTACCGCCGCGTGGGCAGCACTGAGCTGCGCCATGCCGACATCCGCGTGGTTTCGGCCACCCATCGCGACCTGGACCGCATGGTGTCCCAGGAGCTGTTTCGTGAAGACCTGTACTACCGCCTGAGCACGTTTCCGATTCACCTGCCCGCCTTGCGCGAACGAAGGGACGACATCGTCCTGCTGGCAGCCGCCTTGCTGGAGCGCGTGGCCCCTCAGCGCAAGCTGCGCATCAGCGAGCCCGCACTGCGCTTGCTGCAGGCGCAGGATTACCCGGGCAATGTCAGGGAACTGCGAAACCTGCTGGAACGTGCGGCGCTGCTGTGCGATGGCAATACGGTCGAAGCCAGCCATATCCAGCAGGCCCTGTCGTCGGGAAGACGCCCGTCGGCCGGGCCGCGTGTCCATCCGCAAGCTTGCGATGCCGGCATCACCGACACTGCCGTCAGCAGCCTGAAGGGCTTGACCCTGGCGCCAGGCGCTCTTAGAACCATCGAACGCGCTGCGCTGCAGCAATTGGTCAGCGGCCACCGGGGAAGCCGGGCGGATTTGGCGAATAAGCTGGGCATCAGCGAACGCTCCCTTTACCGCAAACTCAAGGCGCTGGAATAA
- the cydP gene encoding cytochrome oxidase putative small subunit CydP: MPTLKNPLVKKLAVVLLIKLVVLVALWWGFVRDQRVTVNTNTVAAQLAGWLRFGA; the protein is encoded by the coding sequence ATGCCCACCCTGAAAAATCCCCTCGTCAAAAAACTGGCTGTCGTGCTGCTCATCAAGCTCGTCGTGCTGGTCGCGCTGTGGTGGGGATTTGTGCGAGACCAGCGCGTGACAGTCAACACAAACACCGTGGCCGCGCAGTTGGCGGGCTGGCTGCGCTTTGGGGCTTGA